In Pseudomonadota bacterium, the genomic window CTCAGGACAAGACCATGCCGCAGGTAGCGCGCAGGACCCTGGGCAAGACCGGCAAGAAGGTTCCGATCCTGCTGCTCGGCGGCGCGGTCGGCTTCGATCTGCGCTTCGATCCCAAGATCGCCGAAGCCCTGCGCTTCGGTGTGAACTACATCGACGCGGCCGACTGCTACAACGGTGGCACGTGCGAGCCGGCCGTGGCCAGCTTCCACAAGCGCATTCGGGGTCGAGACAAACTTTGGATTACCTCCAAGAGCGACGAGCACGACCCCCGCGGCTTCGAAGCCACGCTGGGCACCAGCCTCAAGAAGCTCGAAACGAGCTACATCGACCTCTATTTTCTCCACAACCTCGAAGATCCCAAGTACCTGAACGAGGATCTGCGCAAGGTCGTCGCGCGGGCCAAGCAGGCGGGTAGGCTTCGGCATTTCGGCTTTTCCTGCCACTCGTCCAACGTACCGGAGCTGTTGCAGCTTGCAGCCAAGACCCCCTGGGTCGAGGCCGTGATGTTCCGCTACAACTTCCGCAAGTACGGCGACAAGGAGCTCAATCGAGCCATCGATGCCGCGTACAAGGCCAACGTGGGCTTGATCGCGATGAAGACGCAGGGCTCGGAAGCGGGCATTCGCGACGCCTGGAAGAAGTTCCAGAAAAAAGGCAAGTGGACCAAGCACCAGGCGGTGCTCAAGGCGGTGTGGGCCGACAGACGCATAGCAGCTGCGGTTTCGCACATGGACAACTTCGAAAAGCTACGCCAAAACATCGCCGCCGCGCTCGACAAGCAGTCGCTCACGCAGGCCGAATGGCAGGAGCTCGACCGCTACGCCGCGGCCACCCGCTCGTTGGCTTGCGATGGCTGCGACCACATCTGCGGCAGCGCGGTCGCGGCCCCGGTACGCATCGCGGATACCATGCGCTTCGTCATGTACCACGACGTGTATGGCGAGCCGGAAAAGGCCCGCGCTCTGTTCGCCAAGCTGCCCGCGCAAGCTCGCAACCTGGCCCAGGTGGACTTCGCACCAGCCAACCGCGCCTGCCCCTACGGCATCGACGTCGCGGCTCACATGAAACGGGCGCTTCACGTGCTTGCCGGGTAGGGGATGGGTTCAAGGCGCGGGAAACACCCCGCCGAGGTCGATCGATAGCCCGGGAAAGAGCGTGGGCGTGAATACGGCCCTGGCGTTGAAGACTCCCTTCAGCGCATAGGCGCCCTGCTGCAGTAGGTGCTCGGACAGCGTGCGTTCGCCGGGATCCACCAGCCAGTAGTGCGCGACTCCGTAACGCGCATAGAGCTGGCGCTTGACGCCGCGGTCGCGCTCTGCAGTGCTTTTCGACAGGATCTCGACCACCAGATCGGGGGCGGCCACGATGCCGTGCTCGCGTACGATCGGCAGCCGCGGGCGTGAAACGTACAGCAGATCGGGTTGAACCACCGTGGTGTCGGTCAGGATCACGTCCACGGGAGCGTAGAGCACCTCGCCGAGCCCGTGCTGCTCTACGTAGCTGTGCAGAACGAGCTCCAGGTTGCGTGAGATGCGTTGATGTACGATCCGAGGTGCGGGCGTCACGTAGACCTCCCCCTCGAACAGCTCGTAGCGGCGGCCATCGTCGGGCATGCCGCACAAGTCCGCGTAGGTCAGGATCACCCGGGATGGGGCGGGCTCGCTTGCCATGCCGTGAGTATCCCCTCCGATCGGAAACGGTGCAAATGCGGCGAGCTCGCCTTCAGGCGTTTACGAACGCGACGCAGGCCGCGCCCCATGAATGCGCAAGCCTTTCGCAAAACCTTGCATCCCGGATGTGGTACAGAGCGGGATCGGCTCGCACTATCCGGGGGCCGATTTTTCTTGGATCACCTGCAATGAACATCAGCCGCTCACCATTCCGGTCGCTCCTGCACGCGCTCGCCTCGGTCCTTTTGCTCCTTTCGTGCCGGGCACCCAGGCAGCCCGATCCGAAGCCCCTGGCATCGTGGCGAAACGTGGCCCCGGGGATCTGGACCGCTTCGTTCGGAAGCATGCAGGGCGAGCTGCGTTATACCGAGCTGGCCGCTGCGCCACCGAAGCGCGAGGCCCTGCGCCAGCTGTCCGCGCCCGAGTTTCCGTTCGCGCCGGGCGAGATCACCCATGTCGCCACGCCGGACGCCGGGATCGTGGTTCGGATTGCTGCCGATCCCGATGAAAGGCTCTACGGCTTCGGTCTGCAGCTCGACGGGGTCAAGCAATCGCAGCGCGTCCTGACCCTGAACGTAGACCACTGGGGCACGGGCGGCGGCCGCACGCACGCCCCGGTGCCCTTCTATGTCTCCAGCAAAGGCTACGGCGTCTTCTTCAACACCGCCCGCTTCTTGAAGATCTATAGTCAAGTCGGAAACCGCAAGGACTCGCCCAACACGCCGCTCGAAGTCGACCGCAATCCACCCCCGAATGAGAAGCAATCCGGTGCCTGGCAAGCGCTGCCGCCGGGGGATGCTGTCGAAGCTCGAATCGACGGCAAGGGGCTCGAGCTGATGGTTTTTGCGGGAGATTCGATTCTGGACATCGTCCGCCGCTACAACCTGTACAGCGGCGGTGGGGCCTTGCCGCCGCTTTGGGGCCTAGGATTCTGGCACCGGGTTCATGCCCATTTCGACGCCGACCAGACCCGCCGGGAGCTGAAGGAGTTCGAGGACAGGGATTTTCCCCTTGACGTCGTAGGGCTCGAGCCTGGGTGGATGTCCAAGTCCTATCCCTGCACTTACGAGTGGCAGCAGAAACGCTTTCCGGATCCCGCGAAGTTTTCGCGTGAGCTGCTGGCCAAGGGAATCCGTCTGAATCTCTGGGAAAACCCCTACATCTCCAAACACAGCCGCATCTACGACAAGATGTACCCGCTTTCGGGATCTCACCTCGTCTGGCTTGGAATTGTTCCCGACTACACGTTGCCCGAGGCCCGCCGGCTGCTGACGGACCAGCATTACCAGGATCACATCCGTATCGGCATCAGCGGCTACAAGATCGATGAGGTCGACGGATACGACTTCTGGCTGTGGCCCGACCACGCGACGTTCCCGTCGGGGATTTCGGGTGAGACCATGCGCCAAGCCTACGGCCTGATCATGCAGCGGATGCTCTACCAGGACCTGTTCAAGCAGCGCAACGTGCGGACCTACGGTCTGGTCCGCGGCAGCAACGGCGGAGCCTCGGGCTACCCCTTCGTCGTCTACAGCGACGCTTATCGCCATGGCCAGTACATCACCGGCCTTTCCACGGCCAGCCTCGGCGGCATCCTGTGGACACCGGAAGTGCGCTCCGCCGCCAACAGCCGCGAATGGCTGAACAGGCTGCAAACCGTTTGCTTTTCACCCATGGCCATGCTCAACGCCTGGGCGTCGGGCAAGAAACCCTGGAGCTACAGCCAGGCGACGGACGCGGTTCGCAACGTGATCAAACTGCGCATGCGTTTGCTGCCTTATCTCTACAGCGCTTTCGCCGACTACCACTTCAAAGGTATTCCTCCGATTCGGGCGATGATCCTAGAAGACGGATTCGAGCTGCCCGAGACTCGGGACATCCAACACGATCCGAGCCAAGAAGACGAGCCTTACCCTATGAAGAAGGTCGCTGATATGGTGGACCAGTTCATGTTTGGACCGTCCATGCTGGTGGCACCGTTTTACGAAAACAACGCGATCACGCGTCAAGTTCGGCTTCCGGCAGGCGATTGGTACGATTTCTACACCGGAAAGTTCGCCGGCAACAACCAATCCATCACGGTGACCGCCGAGGATCTGGGGGATCGCATACCGCTGTTCGCGAAGGCTGGCGCGGTGATTCCGATGCTGACCGAGGCGGTAAACCAAACCGAAGACGCCTACGGCCATCCGCTGGAAGTGCGCTTCTACGGCAAGATTCGGGGGAAATTTTCACTCTATGAAGACGACGGCAAGACGTTCGACTACGAGCAGGGCCGCTACCGCACCCGGCATCTCACGGTGAGCGAAGAGCGGCCCGGCCAGTTCAAGCTGAGGGAAGAAGCCACGAACGAGAGCGGACCGATCCTCTTCGGTCCCATAGACAAGCTCGTGGTCATGACCAAGTAGGCCGCTAATGAACGGGAGGCATCATCCCGCCGGCGCCGGCGGCGCAAATGACGTCGTGCGTGCCCGGATACAGCATGCAGCTCGGATGCATGCCGCGGCAGCTCGCACAGGGACACTGCGTGCAGCCCACGCCGGGAACAAAGGCCGTGCACATTCCGTCGACACAGACTTCGGAAGTGGCGCAGGGCAGGACCGGCACGGTCTCCATGACGCAGGCGCCGCAGTGAAGAGGATCGGTGTCGAAGTCGACGCAACCCCGATTGCAGGCTCTCTTGCCCGGCGGACAGGGACCGGGTTGGCATTGCCCGTTGGCGCACTTCTGGCCCATGGGACAAGCGATGCCCGGTTGGCCGCAGTTGGCG contains:
- a CDS encoding aldo/keto reductase, whose product is MPSNKELTRRDVLALGSSAASAALLGPALAPAAALAQDKTMPQVARRTLGKTGKKVPILLLGGAVGFDLRFDPKIAEALRFGVNYIDAADCYNGGTCEPAVASFHKRIRGRDKLWITSKSDEHDPRGFEATLGTSLKKLETSYIDLYFLHNLEDPKYLNEDLRKVVARAKQAGRLRHFGFSCHSSNVPELLQLAAKTPWVEAVMFRYNFRKYGDKELNRAIDAAYKANVGLIAMKTQGSEAGIRDAWKKFQKKGKWTKHQAVLKAVWADRRIAAAVSHMDNFEKLRQNIAAALDKQSLTQAEWQELDRYAAATRSLACDGCDHICGSAVAAPVRIADTMRFVMYHDVYGEPEKARALFAKLPAQARNLAQVDFAPANRACPYGIDVAAHMKRALHVLAG
- a CDS encoding Uma2 family endonuclease; this encodes MASEPAPSRVILTYADLCGMPDDGRRYELFEGEVYVTPAPRIVHQRISRNLELVLHSYVEQHGLGEVLYAPVDVILTDTTVVQPDLLYVSRPRLPIVREHGIVAAPDLVVEILSKSTAERDRGVKRQLYARYGVAHYWLVDPGERTLSEHLLQQGAYALKGVFNARAVFTPTLFPGLSIDLGGVFPAP
- a CDS encoding DUF5110 domain-containing protein, which encodes MNISRSPFRSLLHALASVLLLLSCRAPRQPDPKPLASWRNVAPGIWTASFGSMQGELRYTELAAAPPKREALRQLSAPEFPFAPGEITHVATPDAGIVVRIAADPDERLYGFGLQLDGVKQSQRVLTLNVDHWGTGGGRTHAPVPFYVSSKGYGVFFNTARFLKIYSQVGNRKDSPNTPLEVDRNPPPNEKQSGAWQALPPGDAVEARIDGKGLELMVFAGDSILDIVRRYNLYSGGGALPPLWGLGFWHRVHAHFDADQTRRELKEFEDRDFPLDVVGLEPGWMSKSYPCTYEWQQKRFPDPAKFSRELLAKGIRLNLWENPYISKHSRIYDKMYPLSGSHLVWLGIVPDYTLPEARRLLTDQHYQDHIRIGISGYKIDEVDGYDFWLWPDHATFPSGISGETMRQAYGLIMQRMLYQDLFKQRNVRTYGLVRGSNGGASGYPFVVYSDAYRHGQYITGLSTASLGGILWTPEVRSAANSREWLNRLQTVCFSPMAMLNAWASGKKPWSYSQATDAVRNVIKLRMRLLPYLYSAFADYHFKGIPPIRAMILEDGFELPETRDIQHDPSQEDEPYPMKKVADMVDQFMFGPSMLVAPFYENNAITRQVRLPAGDWYDFYTGKFAGNNQSITVTAEDLGDRIPLFAKAGAVIPMLTEAVNQTEDAYGHPLEVRFYGKIRGKFSLYEDDGKTFDYEQGRYRTRHLTVSEERPGQFKLREEATNESGPILFGPIDKLVVMTK